A DNA window from Zingiber officinale cultivar Zhangliang chromosome 3A, Zo_v1.1, whole genome shotgun sequence contains the following coding sequences:
- the LOC122050243 gene encoding sulfate transporter 3.1-like yields MEEAAEVPRRRGSVPVPPARPFLDSFRSNVKETFFPDDPLRDFRHEKGWRRRTLAALAYVFPVVGWLSQCTLSTVKSDVIAGVTIASLAIPQGISYAKLANLPPLMGLYASFVPPLVYAMMGTSKHMAVGPVATASLVMASLLESEVVPAENPTLYLHLALTATLLGGIFQAALGILRLGFIIDFLSHSVIKGFMGGTATLVCLQQLKGVLGLKHFTTSTDIINVLRAIFSQTHEWRWETAVMGICFLVFLFITRYISKKKPNLFWVAALSPLVSVILGSLVVYLLHLENHGVQVIGFLKKGINPPSLSNLVFTQPHLTIALKAGIITGIIGLAEAIAVGRIFAIANNYNVDGNKEMIAFGMMNIVGSMTSCLFVAGPFSRSAVNANAGCKTALSNVIMSVMVMIILMFLMPLFQHTPSVVLSAIIMAAMLPLIHFGEMFNLWRIDAFDFVACMGSFFGVIFGSIEIGLFIGVALNLVRVLLFIVRPKTFTLGNMPNTSVFVRTDQYPQSQPIPGYLILRIDAPIFFANASYLKERLERWIEDEEEKLKFKGNPDLQYIILDFTAVASIDTSGINMLKELKDSLKKRGLQLGLASPSSEVIKKLDRSGAMNVIGEELIFLTVDDAVVGCSSRLSKESVCDDIP; encoded by the exons ATGGAAGAAGCGGCGGAGGTTCCCCGGCGGCGAGGCAGCGTGCCGGTTCCGCCGGCGCGGCCGTTCCTGGATTCGTTCCGGTCGAACGTGAAGGAGACGTTCTTTCCCGACGACCCGCTGCGGGACTTCCGGCACGAGAAGGGCTGGCGCCGCCGCACGTTGGCGGCGCTCGCGTACGTTTTCCCGGTCGTGGGGTGGCTGTCGCAGTGCACCCTTAGCACGGTGAAGTCGGACGTCATCGCCGGCGTCACCATCGCCAGCCTCGCCATCCCGCAGGGCATCAGCTACGCCAAGCTCGCCAACCTCCCGCCCCTCATGGGCCTCT ATGCGAGTTTCGTGCCGCCCTTGGTGTACGCGATGATGGGGACGTCGAAGCACATGGCGGTGGGGCCGGTGGCGACGGCCTCGCTGGTGATGGCGTCGCTGCTGGAGTCGGAGGTGGTGCCGGCGGAGAACCCGACGCTGTACTTGCACTTGGCTTTGACGGCCACCTTATTGGGCGGGATCTTCCAAGCCGCCTTGGGGATTTTAAG GCTCGGGTTCATCATCGATTTCCTGTCCCACTCCGTCATTAAGGGATTCATGGGAGGGACTGCTACTCTGGTGTGTTTACAACAGCTGAAAGGTGTGTTGGGCCTCAAGCACTTCACCACTTCCACTGACATCATCAACGTCTTGAGGGCCATTTTCTCACAAACCCACGAG tggaGGTGGGAAACTGCTGTGATGGGCATTTGCTTCTTGGTCTTCCTCTTCATCACCAGATACATA AGCAAGAAGAAGCCAAATCTCTTTTGGGTTGCTGCATTGTCTCCACTGGTATCAGTGATTCTAGGCAGCCTTGTGGTTTACCTCCTCCACCTCGAGAACCATGGAGTTCAAGTG ATTGGATTCTTAAAGAAGGGTATTAATCCACCATCACTCTCCAACTTAGTCTTCACACAGCCTCATTTGACAATTGCATTGAAGGCTGGCATCATCACTGGAATTATCGGCCTAGCA GAAGCGATAGCTGTAGGAAGGATCTTCGCTATAGCGAACAACTACAACGTCGACGGCAACAAAGAGATGATCGCGTTCGGGATGATGAACATCGTGGGGTCCATGACCTCGTGCTTGTTCGTTGCAG GGCCGTTCTCGAGGTCGGCGGTGAACGCCAACGCCGGATGCAAGACTGCGTTGTCGAACGTCATCATGTCGGTGATGGTGATGATCATCCTCATGTTCCTGATGCCGCTGTTTCAGCACACTCCTTCGGTGGTCCTTTCGGCCATCATCATGGCCGCCATGCTTCCACTCATCCACTTCGGCGAAATGTTTAACTTGTGGCGCATCGACGCCTTCGACTTTGTCGCTTGCATGGGTTCCTTCTTCGGGGTCATCTTCGGAAGCATCGAGATCGGTCTCTTCATCGGA GTTGCACTTAACCTAGTTAGAGTCCTATTATTCATTGTGAGGCCCAAAACTTTCACCCTAGGCAATATGCCAAACACCTCAGTATTCGTTCGAACGGACCAATATCCGCAATCGCAACCGATCCCCGGGTATCTCATCCTTCGCATCGATGCACCGATCTTCTTTGCCAATGCTAGCTATTTAAAAGAAAG gTTAGaaagatggatcgaggatgaagAAGAGAAGTTGAAATTCAAGGGCAACCCTGATTTGCAATACATAATTTTAGATTTTACTG CTGTGGCTTCTATCGACACTAGTGGAATTAATATGCTGAAAGAGCTGAAGGACAGTTTAAAAAAGAGGGGTCTTCag CTCGGATTGGCAAGTCCTAGCAGCGAGGTTATAAAGAAGTTAGATAGGTCGGGGGCGATGAATGTCATCGGCGAAGAGTTGATTTTCCTCACGGTGGATGATGCGGTGGTCGGGTGCTCTTCTCGGTTGTCCAAGGAGTCTGTTTGTGACGATATTCCGTGA
- the LOC122051286 gene encoding probable RNA helicase SDE3 → MSTFGENDCEDQYSEIGEKPDIGFMDFEDDKSFHNFDPLEGPVVITAPFPLVHGKPQSVLIGETSAASIDIRNTTSDPVVLWSIRIFSSNPEDSFVLSMMKPPSDNATEEERQNFVGDYNLEDRVLQPGQTLKVWLSCKPKEIGLHSSVIHFDLQDEKIERVAFLIADDNISRDLFSNKPYKANSRRKMFEHTQYVAGPRPSRPNSQMHRYILPQFNIPRDLREMIENKQVPDVIIEGLNDGNYAKFFSALLVMEEINLEQEMRGYDMVGATMKRKGNYFLCLEVPGLAEKRPSLVSGDHVLAQRATDDAHDRQSYEGFIHRVEADEIYLRFDKVFHHCHQEGGIYNVSFTYNRVCMRRLYQAAHAAESLGAELLFPAQTPQRRAIKRSFQPINPNLNREQVCAVEMILGCKGFPPYVIYGPPGTGKTVTLVETILQLYKTQKRARIVVCASSNSAADHILEKLLDRDGTGVRTNELFRLNATSRAYEDVKPDFLRFCFFDEMVFKCPPLRALLKYKIIISTYMSASLLYTEGIRRGHFSHIILDEAGQASEPETMIPISNLCIKDTVIVLAGDPKQLGPVIYSRQAENYGLGKSFLDRLFEHKYYGGTDENYVIKLVRNYRCHPAILDLPSRLFYNGELIASREDTISTMYDYMDLPNKSFPVLFIGIQGCDEREGSNPSWFNRIEASKVVEIIRKLRRNTDLCEDDIGVITPYRQQVLKLKKALQSLEMPELQVGSVEQFQGQEREAIIISTVRSTIKHNEFDRVHQLGFLSNPRRFNVAITRAKSLLIIVGNPHIITKDCNWDKILRHCADNGSYQGCPLPPPEGNDHINGASSEHDSKCEDSQNDHINDASSEHDSKYEDSQPYNDNDVKLAEDETVQQEVGWSDLPSSNNYGSNWNDDLPKPNVVTWGDFVIEPTGWD, encoded by the exons ATGAGCACATTTGGCGAGAATGATTGCGAAGATCAGTACTCTGAAATTGGAGAAAAGCCTGACATAGGTTTTATGGATTTTGAAGATGACAAGTCCTTTCACAATTTTGATCCATTGGAAGGTCCTGTTGTTATTACTGCCCCTTTCCCCTTAGTCCATGGGAAACCTCAGTCTGTCCTGATTGGAGAAACATCGGCAGCATCAATTGATATCAGAAACACCACCAGTGATCCGGTAGTGCTCTGGAGCATCCGGATCTTCTCGTCTAATCCAGAGGACAGTTTTGTTCTATCAATGATGAAGCCTCCATCTGACAATGCTACAGAGGAAGAAAGGCAAAACTTTGTGGGTGATTATAATTTGGAAGATAGGGTGCTTCAGCCAGGGCAAACCCTCAAAGTTTGGCTTTCATGCAAGCCAAAAGAGATTGGGCTACATAGTTCTGTTATTCATTTCGATCTGCAAGATGAGAAAATCGAACGTGTTGCCTTTCTGATTGCAGATGATAACATTTCACGGGATTTATTTTCCAACAAGCCTTACAAAGCAAATTCTAGGAGGAAAATGTTTGAACATACACAGTATGTAGCAGGACCTCGCCCATCTCGGCCAAACAGTCAGATGCACAGATACATTCTTCCTCAATTTAATATTCCCCGGGATCTACGCGAAATGATTGAAAATAAACAGGTTCCTGATGTCATTATAGAAGGCTTAAATGATGGAAACTATGCAAAATTTTTTAGCGCCCTACTAGTCATGGAGGAAATTAATCTTGAG CAAGAGATGCGGGGGTACGACATGGTGGGTGCAACTATGAAAAGAAAGGGAAACTACTTTTTGTGTCTAGAGGTACCTGGATTGGCCGAGAAAAGGCCGTCGCTGGTTTCTGGGGACCATGTGCTTGCACAGCGAGCAACAGATGATGCACATGATAGACAATCTTAtgag GGTTTCATTCACAGAGTGGAGGCAGATGAAATATACCTGAGATTCGATAAGGTTTTTCACCACTGCCACCAAGAAGGTGGCATTTATAATGTCAGCTTCACATACAATAGAGTGTGCATGAGAAGGTTGTACCAAGCAGCCCACGCGGCAGAAAGCTTAGGTGCAGAGCTTCTCTTTCCAGCGCAGACACCTCAGAGAAGAGCTATCAAAAGATCTTTTCAACCAATAAATCCAAATCTGAACAGGGAGCAGGTCTGTGCGGTTGAAATGATACTTGGCTGCAAAGGTTTTCCTCCTTATGTAATTTATGGACCTCCAGGAACTGGCAAGACTGTTACACTTGTTGAAACTATATTGCAGCTCTACAAAACCCAGAAAAGAGCTAGGATCGTTGTGTGTGCTTCATCTAATAGTGCTGCCGACCATATTCTTGAAAAACTCTTGGATAGAGACGGAACTGGTGTTCGGACAAATGAGTTGTTTCGATTGAACGCAACCAGCCGAGCATATGAGGATGTTAAGCCTGATTTTCTTCGCTTTTGCTTCTTTGACGAGATGGTTTTCAAATGCCCCCCTCTGAGAGCCTTACTAAAGTACAAGATCATCATATCAACCTACATGAGTGCATCGCTACTATATACTGAAGGCATTCGTAGAGGGCATTTCTCCCACATCATATTGGATGAAGCAGGTCAAGCATCTGAACCTGAAACCATGATTCCGATCTCAAACTTGTGTATCAAGGACACTGTCATCGTGCTTGCTGGAGATCCTAAGCAATTGGGACCTGTCATTTATTCAAGACAAGCTGAGAATTATGGTTTGGGAAAATCATTCTTGGATAGGCTTTTCGAGCACAAGTATTATGGAGGCACTGATGAGAACTATGTCATAAAACTAGTTAGAAACTATCGTTGTCATCCGGCTATCTTGGATCTTCCTTCAAGGCTTTTCTACAATGGCGAGTTGATTGCTTCTAGAGAGGATACAATCTCAACAATGTATGACTATATGGACCTTCCGAACAAGTCCTTCCCTGTCCTTTTCATTGGAATTCAAGGATGTGATGAAAGGGAGGGTAGTAATCCATCATGGTTTAATAGAATTGAAGCCAGTAAAGTGGTTGAGATCATCAGAAAATTGAGGAGGAATACTGATCTGTGTGAGGATGATATTGGAGTAATCACTCCATACCGCCAACAAGTTCTCAAGTTAAAGAAAGCACTCCAGTCTCTGGAGATGCCAGAACTGCAAGTTGGTAGCGTGGAGCAATTTCAAGGGCAAGAGAGGGAGGCTATAATTATATCTACAGTGAGGTCCACTATCAAGCATAATGAGTTTGATCGTGTGCACCAATTGGGATTCCTTAGCAACCCTAGAAGGTTTAACGTTGCCATTACTCGTGCTAAATCTCTGCTCATCATTGTAGGCAATCCTCACATCATTACGAAG GATTGTAATTGGGACAAGATTCTCAGGCACTGTGCAGATAATGGTTCATATCAAGGTTGTCCTCTCCCACCACCAGAGGGGAATGACCATATCAATGGTGCATCATCAGAACATGATTCCAAATGCGAAGATTCGCAGAATGACCATATCAATGATGCGTCATCTGAACATGATTCCAAATATGAAGATTCGCAACCTTACAACGACAACGATGTGAAATTGGCGGAGGATGAAACAGTTCAACAAGAAGTTGGATGGAGTGATTTGCCTAGCTCGAACAACTACGGCTCCAACTGGAATGACGACCTCCCAAAACCTAATGTCGTTACGTGGGGTGATTTTGTCATAGAACCAACTGGGTGGGATTAA